The Dermochelys coriacea isolate rDerCor1 chromosome 7, rDerCor1.pri.v4, whole genome shotgun sequence sequence CTGCGGGGTGAAGTACCGGCACCATCAGCTCCCGAGTCTTTGCCCGCCAGCTCTGGGATCGGGGAGTCCTCAATGGGCGAGATGATGTTCTCCTAGCAACAGAGAAGGAAAGAAGGTGAGTTTCGAGCTGCTGGGACCCACGCCCCATGGGGTATGGCAGCCAGGCTCGCCCCGGAGCCTCACTCACCTCAACAAGTGCCTGCAGGAGGCGCTGCGTCAAGGGCCCAAACGGGCAGCCGTCCTCGGGCTGCTCCTGCTGGGACTCAGACTTCTTCAGCAGCGCATCCACGTCTGCAAGAAGGAAGTGGTGAGCAGAGTGGTGGTGGGGCGGTGAGCCGAACAGGGCCTAACAGCCTCCGCTCTgggactctccagctgcccagggtGAGGCTGGCATGTCCCCCACCGCCCTGCACCAGGGCCGGGGACTCTCCAGCCACATGGGTGAGGCTGgcacacacccctacccccatACCAGTCCCTCAGTGCTAGGCATGCCTGaaccacagcccccacccccacccctcgcaCTGGACGAAGCACTGCCCCCCACCAGTGCTGGGCGTGGGCGAatcgcccctcctcccccaatcccTCCACGGAGGCGCTgcctggggaaggggagcagaggcACCTTTTGTGTCCAGCTCGGTTAACGGCCCCAGGGTGCCTTTCTTCTTCTCAGCCGCCGCCGCGGCCCGGGAGCCGTCCTTCTGCTCCTCCAGCAGGTCTTCCTGGGCCCAGCGCAGGGAGTAATGCTTCCCCAGCGCTGGGATCTACGAGAACAGGAGAGCAAGAGCAGGAGCTCAGGGAGCTGGGCTCGGagcctctgcagcccctctcccagCAGAGACGTGGCAGAGCACAGCCTCAtgcccccctctgcaccccacacTGAGGAGCAGTGCCGGGCATCTCACAGTGCCGGCTGGCTGTGGTCCAGCCCTGCTGGGAGTCTCTGCAGAGAGCAGATGCATGTCCTGTAAGGGCCACTCCTTGGGCACATGCCAAGAGCTTCAGAATTCTTGCCTGAGGAAGGGACAGCATGGcagtcccagctcctgctctCCCAAGGCTGGTGGGAGCGGGCTGGGTTAGGGGCTCTCCTCCCCCTTTACCGTGCGACACACCTGCACTGACAGACAGCTGCAAGGGATTCTGCCAGAGCACTTGTACACAAGAAAGAAGAGCTTCCCCTTGATCTCAGCTCTGGGAAGCTCAGGTATGATGGACCCGATCAAATGCAAAGCACGCATGGGCAGTGTCCCTCGCAGCTTGGGTCTCACCCCAGCACAGCACACACTGAGGTTACCAGCTTGACCAGCATAAGCAAACCCAGGTGCCAGCTGCAGCCTATGCTACACAATAAGCATCGCGGACTCCATTTGTCGCTCCTGCACGCATACATGGGGTAGAGGGGCAGCTGCCAGGGCGCTCTCGCTGTGTGAGCTGGGAGGGCAGCGGTTGAGTACCGGCCAGGGTCACGTGGAGCAGAGGGGAAGCTGGACCGGTGCTCGGGCGCTCTCGCCATGTGAGCTGGGAGGGCAGCGGGCGAGTACTGGCCAGGGTCACGTGGGGCAGCTAGGCTGGTGCCCAGGTGCTCTCACTGAGTGTGCTGGGAGGATAGCAGGTGAGTGCCGGCCAGGGTCCTGGCCCCCCCGGCCTTCTGCTTCTTGCTAAGGTCTGGATTTTCATACTCCTCTCTGCAGCCCTGTACCACCCCTGGCTCTGAACAGCAATTGGGTAGTGTCCCACCCATCTCCTGCCTGAAGCAGTGGGACCAGTGAGTGTGTCTGTTTGCATGAAAGAGGGCGGGAATTGTTCGGCGTTTGGGACAGGCACTCTTTGGAACACTGTTAAAGCAGGTATTTCAGCCCAGAAATTCTGCTTTGCCACCGCTTTGGAAGTGGTCAGTATATTTCAGGCTCCATTTTCCCTGGAGTGGACACAGACTGTGTCTCTAGGTGCCACATCTTTTGCTGCATTAAGCAGCAGCAGATTAAGATGCATTTGCACTGATTGCTGTAATGCTGCAGTTTAACACTAAACCCCTCCAGAGGCCAGCGCATTTCCATCTTCCTGATTCAGTTGTCCGCCATGGTGCTGCACATGAGTCCCGAGTGACCTCAGGCCTACCCAGAGCTGTGCTGAGCACTCAGAGATGTTGCACGTTTCTGTCGCTGCTTAGAGAGAAACCCCTCGTCTGGGACCTTCTTGCTGGTGGTGGCATCTGAGCGCGCGCACGGCAGGGGTAAGGCTGCGCATGCAGCTTTCCCCTAGGCTCCCCTGATGTGGGGCTTGGCCGTGCCATTTTGAGGCGACTTTCTGCCTTCTGGCCCCACGTTGGCTGAGCCGCAGTGACaataccctcccccccaccgggtactgctctcctctcccttccacaATGCCCACTGCTCTAGCCAGGTCTCCTTCTGCGCTGCCCAGTGGGGGATCTGAGCACTCACAGACtaactgtccctgccccccccctccgctgGGGTTTCTCACTGAAAATGACCTGCTGGGCCAGGGCTTGGCACAGCACAGGAAGGACATTTGGGCCTGGCCTGCAGCATGCAGAGATTTGGGCTCGTTCAGATCCTGCAACTGCAAGTGCCACAGTGCGGGGCCAGACTGCGAGGAGGCTGCTGTCTCCTGCCCCTTACAGCAGGCAGTTTGATTGTGTCTGAAAAGCAGACGGAGGCCCAAGTGCTGGAGCAGGGGACGAGCTTTCAGATACCCAAGGCCTGGGGAACTTAGTGCCTTGGAAATGGAACCGAAATGGTTGCTGTATTCCATGGAGCCCTGCGCCACTCTGCTGCCCTAGAATGGGGACAAAGTAGCACGGGTCTTTCGGAGAGTACAGCCTCCAGCTCAGCTTGATCCCACCCAGCCTGCATTGCCCGAGCACAGACAAGAGGCCCCGTGGTCCTGCCCAGATCCAGAGGGGAGGGAACAGCCCACAAACACAGGCCTTTGCTGCATGACTCGCCCCAGCGGAGTCGGCACCCACCACGAGGCACAGGACTGAAGAGTCCAGACAGCAGGAGGATAGCATGGGTCTGGGAGGGTGGCTGCAGCGAGGTCTTTACCTTGTAGTGCTCAGCCTCATCCTCCGGGGGTTTGAGCAGCTCCTCCAGGGTTCGCACCTCCTCACTGGTGAGGTCAGCACAGTAGGGCTCCACTGAAGCCCAGAAcctgcagggcagagcaaagCAGGCACTCAGAGGGAAGTGCCCCAAGCCGGGCACAGAGCCGCTGACTTGAGCTATGGCTGCTCCTCTACCCAGGAGATGGATTCTGTGCCCTAGGACGGCTCAGTGCCAGACCAGACTTCACTCTCACACCATCCAAGCTCCAATTCAGCTTTGCAGCTGGTGGCTTTGACCAGGAGCATCAGGGAAATGAGTTTGTTTTCCTTGGGAACCCCCCAGTGTCCCTTTGCTCAATGCCCCAGCTGTCTCCATCCCCACTCTCCCAGTGTCGTTTCACACACATACCCCATACCTGTTTGGGGCATCGTTTTTGGGGATCCGAGGCATGTCAACTGGGTCATCTGGAAACTCATATTCTTGGATCTTGGGCTGGAGGTTCTTGGATTTGGGCCGCCCAGGGCCGGGCCCTGTGCCATGGCCACCCTTCCCCTCTAGTTTCTGCTTCTTGGGCTTTCCGTGTTTAACTGGAGTGCCCAGTTCATGCTCTTTGCCCAGCTTCAGGAACCGCCTGTCCCCCTTCTTGTCCTGCCAGTCTGTCAAAATCTGAAAGAGAACGGCACTGTGTCACACCAGACAGGCAGCTGGCTGCGCCCAGAACCAGGAGCGGAAAGGGAAGGGTCTAGTTCCATCCAGGACTCTTGCCCTCAATGAGCCGTGTCTGCCCTTTAAaggtcccccccatcccctttcccctCAGGCCctgttctccctggcagctgtcACCCCACTGCAGCTCGCAGGGAGCACAAcctgcaaagagaaaaagaagggaaaaaaggcTGGACAGACTTGCAAGATTGGCAGCAAACAGGGCTCTGTTGCGGCATTGTCTGCCATGGGAGGGAG is a genomic window containing:
- the TADA3 gene encoding transcriptional adapter 3, encoding MSELKDCPLQFHDFKSVDHLKVCPRYTAVLARSEDDGIGIEELDTLQLELETLLSSASRRLRVLEAETQILTDWQDKKGDRRFLKLGKEHELGTPVKHGKPKKQKLEGKGGHGTGPGPGRPKSKNLQPKIQEYEFPDDPVDMPRIPKNDAPNRFWASVEPYCADLTSEEVRTLEELLKPPEDEAEHYKIPALGKHYSLRWAQEDLLEEQKDGSRAAAAAEKKKGTLGPLTELDTKDVDALLKKSESQQEQPEDGCPFGPLTQRLLQALVEENIISPIEDSPIPELAGKDSGADGAGTSPRSQNKPFSVPHTKSLEGRLKEELIAQGLLESEDRPPEDSEDEVLAELRKRQAELKALSAHNRAKKQELLRLAKDELHRQVLRQRVRMADNEVMDAFRKIMAARQKKRTPTKKEKDQAWKTLKERESILKLLDG